In Corynebacterium afermentans subsp. afermentans, a genomic segment contains:
- a CDS encoding resuscitation-promoting factor, which yields MSRQIKRINPKSTATKRAVAGTVAGAVLVGGAGTALATQKQVTVDVNGEETNVRTYASDVAGALSSAGVDVAPDDLVYPAPGEELSSGDTVTVRTAKPVAVVIDGVAQEITSTAGTVGELIEQAGVAGHSAVDVDRDQPITHGMNLDVTTPKIVALRDGGNLTYVSAAAKTVGDLLAARGVTFDTDDRLNAALTDAIEPGMEIVLDRVSTVDRPETVVVEAPAEYVDDDSLEEGTEEVREKGEQGETEVIHRTVTVNGKVESEGVAEEKEVKKAKPALIARGTKQAGNTGAAAPAVASGSVWDSLAQCESGGNWAINTGNGFYGGLQFTPSTWAGHGGTAYAPSANLATREQQIAIAERVQASQGWGAWPACTARLGIR from the coding sequence ATGTCCCGTCAGATCAAGCGGATCAACCCGAAAAGCACCGCCACCAAGCGCGCCGTCGCCGGCACCGTCGCCGGCGCCGTCCTGGTCGGCGGCGCGGGCACGGCACTCGCCACCCAGAAGCAAGTCACCGTCGACGTCAACGGCGAGGAAACCAATGTGCGCACCTACGCCTCCGACGTGGCAGGCGCGCTTTCTTCCGCCGGTGTCGATGTCGCGCCGGACGACCTGGTCTACCCGGCGCCGGGGGAGGAGCTGTCCAGCGGCGACACCGTCACCGTGCGCACCGCGAAGCCGGTTGCCGTGGTCATCGACGGTGTTGCACAGGAGATCACGTCCACCGCCGGCACCGTCGGCGAGCTGATCGAGCAAGCCGGCGTGGCCGGACACTCCGCTGTGGACGTGGACCGCGACCAGCCGATCACCCACGGCATGAACCTGGACGTGACCACCCCGAAGATCGTCGCGCTGCGCGACGGCGGGAACCTGACCTACGTCTCAGCCGCCGCGAAGACCGTCGGTGACCTGCTTGCCGCCCGCGGCGTCACCTTCGACACCGACGACCGACTCAACGCCGCGCTCACCGACGCCATCGAGCCGGGCATGGAGATCGTGCTCGACCGCGTCAGCACCGTGGACCGCCCGGAGACCGTCGTCGTCGAGGCCCCGGCTGAGTACGTCGACGACGACTCGCTCGAGGAAGGCACCGAGGAGGTCCGCGAAAAGGGCGAACAGGGCGAGACCGAGGTCATCCACCGCACCGTCACCGTCAACGGCAAGGTCGAGTCCGAAGGCGTCGCTGAGGAAAAGGAAGTGAAGAAGGCCAAGCCGGCCCTGATCGCCCGCGGCACCAAGCAGGCCGGCAACACCGGCGCGGCCGCCCCCGCGGTGGCCTCCGGCAGCGTCTGGGATTCGCTTGCGCAGTGCGAATCCGGCGGCAACTGGGCCATCAACACCGGCAACGGTTTCTACGGCGGCCTGCAGTTCACCCCGTCCACCTGGGCGGGCCACGGCGGCACCGCGTACGCGCCGAGCGCGAACCTGGCCACCCGCGAGCAGCAGATTGCCATCGCCGAGCGCGTCCAGGCATCCCAGGGCTGGGGCGCTTGGCCGGCCTGCACCGCCCGCCTGGGTATCCGCTAG
- a CDS encoding TatD family hydrolase — protein MSKKKPRPTPVPAEPIAGLIDAHTHLASCGARTKDEVDAFVERALSAGVERICTVGDGLEEAELALQAAHLNERVFAACAIHPTRADELDCDARARLIEMAADERCVAVGETGIDTYWLKHDAEGTAPLEVQEEAFRWHIDLACETGKALMIHNREGDADMMRILDSAPRPKHVILHCFSSPLDVAREAIERGYVLSFAGNVTFKRNDHLREAAALARVGQLLVETDAPYMTPEPYRGAKNEPALIGHTAKVVAQARGMEVADVAREIAETFSRVYGV, from the coding sequence ATGAGCAAAAAGAAACCGCGTCCCACACCCGTGCCCGCCGAGCCGATCGCCGGGCTAATCGACGCCCACACGCACCTCGCGTCCTGTGGCGCACGCACCAAGGATGAGGTGGACGCGTTCGTCGAACGCGCCCTATCCGCCGGCGTTGAGCGCATCTGCACCGTCGGCGACGGCCTCGAGGAAGCGGAGCTCGCGCTTCAGGCCGCCCACCTCAACGAGCGCGTGTTCGCGGCGTGCGCCATCCACCCGACGCGGGCGGACGAGCTTGACTGCGACGCTCGCGCCCGCCTGATCGAGATGGCCGCCGACGAGCGTTGCGTGGCGGTGGGCGAGACCGGCATCGACACCTACTGGCTAAAGCACGACGCGGAGGGCACCGCACCGCTAGAGGTGCAGGAGGAGGCGTTTCGCTGGCACATCGACTTAGCCTGCGAGACGGGCAAGGCGCTGATGATCCACAACCGCGAGGGCGACGCCGACATGATGCGCATTCTCGATAGCGCGCCGCGGCCTAAGCACGTGATCCTGCACTGCTTCTCCTCGCCGTTGGATGTGGCGCGCGAGGCGATTGAACGCGGCTATGTGCTCAGTTTCGCCGGCAACGTGACGTTCAAGCGCAACGATCACCTGCGCGAGGCGGCGGCGCTGGCGCGAGTGGGGCAGCTGCTGGTGGAAACGGACGCGCCGTACATGACGCCCGAGCCGTACCGCGGGGCGAAAAACGAGCCGGCGTTGATCGGGCATACGGCGAAGGTTGTGGCGCAAGCGCGCGGCATGGAAGTGGCCGATGTGGCGCGTGAGATTGCAGAGACGTTTTCGCGGGTCTACGGGGTGTGA
- the rsmA gene encoding 16S rRNA (adenine(1518)-N(6)/adenine(1519)-N(6))-dimethyltransferase RsmA has protein sequence MAGAQLLGPAEIRDLAAELDVTPTKKLGQNFLHDPNTVRRIVAAADLSADDHVVEVGPGLGSLTLGLIDTAASVTALEIDPRLAGRLSTTVETFAPQYAERLSVINTDALKVARADFDVAPTALVANLPYNVSVPVLLHLLASLPSIRRVLVMVQKEVADRLAAQPGSKTYGVPSVKAAFYGDVSRAGTIGKHVFWPAPNIESGLVRIDVAADAPRELRDTIFPLVDAAFAQRRKTLRSTLAGIYGSAAAAEDALRAAGIDPGLRGEKLTVADFIRLGEARHGA, from the coding sequence ATGGCGGGGGCGCAACTCCTCGGGCCAGCCGAGATCCGCGACCTCGCCGCCGAGCTGGATGTCACGCCGACGAAGAAGCTGGGGCAGAACTTCCTGCACGACCCCAACACCGTGCGCCGCATCGTCGCGGCCGCGGATCTTTCTGCCGACGACCACGTCGTGGAGGTCGGGCCGGGCCTCGGCTCGCTCACCCTGGGGCTGATCGACACCGCCGCGAGTGTGACCGCGCTCGAGATCGACCCGCGCCTGGCCGGGCGCCTGTCCACCACCGTGGAGACGTTCGCCCCGCAGTACGCCGAGCGGCTGTCCGTGATCAACACCGACGCGCTGAAGGTCGCCCGCGCCGACTTTGACGTCGCGCCGACCGCGCTGGTGGCGAATTTGCCCTACAACGTCTCGGTTCCGGTGCTGCTGCATTTGTTGGCGTCGTTGCCGTCGATACGCAGGGTGCTCGTGATGGTGCAAAAGGAAGTTGCCGACCGCCTCGCTGCCCAACCCGGCTCGAAGACCTACGGCGTGCCCAGCGTCAAGGCCGCGTTCTACGGCGACGTCTCGCGCGCCGGCACGATTGGCAAGCACGTGTTCTGGCCGGCACCGAACATCGAGTCGGGGCTGGTGCGCATCGACGTCGCGGCCGACGCCCCACGCGAGCTTCGCGACACTATCTTCCCGCTGGTGGACGCCGCATTCGCCCAGCGCCGCAAGACGCTGCGCTCCACTCTGGCCGGCATCTACGGCTCGGCCGCGGCCGCCGAGGACGCGTTGCGCGCCGCCGGCATCGACCCGGGCCTGCGCGGCGAGAAGCTCACCGTCGCAGACTTCATCCGCCTGGGGGAGGCCCGCCATGGTGCGTGA